GCCCCGATGTTGATCACAGTAGATGAGGCCCGGTTCAATACGCCGGCGAACATGGAAGTCATTGCGATCATCAGAAAAACCGCAAACGTGATGCCTATCAGCAGACCATTGAACTTTGCCCGATCGTTCACCAGCAGCTTGAATGCTAGTTTTAGAATTCCTGACATTCACTGCCTCCCGGTCATCTGGGATCATCGCAGTAATGCCAACGCGTCGCCGGGTCATTCGTCACGGAATATGGTGATGCGGATCACAAGCTTTCGCGAAGATCCCGCGATCGCCTGTTAGGCGGCCCCGGGCACTGTGAGAATTGGGCACTTCGCCGCGCGAATAATCGCGCTCAATGGTCCCATCTGTGATGGATCAGTTGCAGGATGCACGATTCCAAAGCACAGCAGGTCAGCCGAAGCTGCTTTAGCCTGTTCCAATATGTGATCCTGCTGAGATCCGAATCGCAGAGTCCAACTGGACCCGATCCCTTGGCGCCTGAAGTTGTCCGCAATCTTCTCCTCCCGCATCTCTAATTCGCGCAGCCTGGCGCCATCGATGACACGTGTTGCGTAAGGCTCGATATGGACGACGTGGATATGCATTGCAAATTTCCTGGCTAGATCGCGAGCGAGCTCCTGGGCTCGTCCCTGACTGGTTGGCAGGGTGGATGCATACACAATCTCGGACAGTCTTATCCCGTGTGCCGAAGCTTGCGCAACCGATGGGCCGACGATAAGGACTGGGCAACTGACAGATCGCAGGAGATACTCGGCAGTCGATCCGAGCGTGATGCGGTCAGCCGCGTGATACCCATAAGCGCCCATTAACAGGAGGTCGGGCTTGCGTTCGGATATTAATTGGACCAAAAGATCCGTAGGGGATCCACTCTGGATGAGATATGAAGCCTTGATCCCTTGCGACTGCAATTGGGTCGACAGCTGATCCAACTCGTGACGCTCTGCCAGTATCTCGACCTTCGCCTTAGCAACGCCCTCGTCCATCATCTCGCTGAGCGTTCCCGGGGTTTCAATGTGAGCGAGCACGATCTCAGAGTGAAAAGTCCTGGCAATCTCAATTGCGTAACGTAAAGCTGTTTCGGACGCGGTCGAGAAATCGTAGGCAACGACGAGCTTCTGAAGCACTGCCTGTTTTGCAGCTTCTGGAAATACCGTAGCGGGTGGATTTTGCTTCTGTAAGGGTGCGGGTTCCATAAGCTCCCCTCCTGTTGAGGTGAACTTTAGTATTCATTTGAACGCGTTCGTTCAGATGTGATGACTGTCACAACTGCGCGGGCCGGTGCACTAAGTCTCCGAATCGCAGAGCGACTTAGTGCACCGGTGAGGCTAGAACAGGAGTCGCGAGGTGGGGGACGAGGTCGCGGACTGGGAAAAGCTTCCGCTTCGCGAACTCCACAAACAGCAGATAGGCCCCGGTGGCTAGTCCGAGGAAGATGAAATATCGCGCATGCAGACCGACAAAGCCTAATCGCTGTGCGAAGCGGGAATAGGGAAGCCATAGGCCAGCTATTACGGCAACCGCGACGGTGATCAGCAACCCGTTGGACGGCCTGCTACGCAGCGGCGACCGCATCGTTCGAATGATCAACAGGACCAATGTCTGCGTAGCTAACGATTCAACGAACCAACCTGTATGAAACTCGACCTCGCCTGCATGAAAGACACGAAGCATGACGTAGAAGGTCAGAAAATCGAATAGAGAACTGATTGGGCCGACGAGAACCATGAAGCGCCGTATGGTTCGAATGTCCCAGTGTTGTGGCTTCTGGATGTACTCCGGATCGACGTTGTCAGTGGGAATTGTGAGCTGAGAGAGGTCATAGAGGAAATTATTCAGAAGAATTTGAGTTGGAAGCATCGGAAGGAAGGGAAGTACGACTGATGCCGCGGCCATGCTCAATACGTTGCCGAAGTTAGAGCTGGTCCCCATTAGCAAATACTTCATGACGTTCCCGAAGGCCCTACGACCCTCCACGATGCCATCGTGCAAAACATTGAGACCGGGCTTCAGCATCACCACGTCTGAAGCGTCTTGTGCAATGTCTACAGCATGCGGTGCGGCGATCCCGATATCGGCGGCATGCATCGCAGGTGAGTCATTGATGCCATCCCCGATAAAACCGACCACATGACCTGAGTGTCGCAATG
This Acidobacteriaceae bacterium DNA region includes the following protein-coding sequences:
- a CDS encoding universal stress protein gives rise to the protein MEPAPLQKQNPPATVFPEAAKQAVLQKLVVAYDFSTASETALRYAIEIARTFHSEIVLAHIETPGTLSEMMDEGVAKAKVEILAERHELDQLSTQLQSQGIKASYLIQSGSPTDLLVQLISERKPDLLLMGAYGYHAADRITLGSTAEYLLRSVSCPVLIVGPSVAQASAHGIRLSEIVYASTLPTSQGRAQELARDLARKFAMHIHVVHIEPYATRVIDGARLRELEMREEKIADNFRRQGIGSSWTLRFGSQQDHILEQAKAASADLLCFGIVHPATDPSQMGPLSAIIRAAKCPILTVPGAA